Proteins from a genomic interval of Micromonospora sp. NBC_00389:
- a CDS encoding GNAT family N-acetyltransferase, whose protein sequence is MESGDTPASRTDNLTVRLRPVASADLAMFRRFCTEPGLIGLDWAGFRDPGAPARRFAVDGWLGADDGRLVVEVEPERAPAGFVSYLSGCYGGRASYWEIGIVLLPAWRGRGVGWRAQALLCDYLFEHTPAQRVQAGTHPENVAEQRSLEKAGFQLEGVVRACEFRAGRWRDGYLYSRLRDDPSPWDRPAQ, encoded by the coding sequence ATGGAGAGTGGTGACACTCCGGCTTCCCGGACGGACAATCTCACCGTTCGACTGCGGCCGGTCGCCTCGGCCGACCTGGCGATGTTCCGGCGGTTCTGCACCGAGCCGGGTCTTATCGGGCTGGACTGGGCCGGTTTCCGCGACCCGGGTGCGCCGGCCCGGCGGTTCGCCGTCGACGGCTGGCTCGGCGCGGACGACGGACGGCTCGTCGTGGAGGTCGAGCCGGAGCGGGCCCCCGCCGGCTTCGTCAGCTACCTCTCGGGGTGCTACGGCGGCCGGGCCTCGTACTGGGAGATCGGGATCGTCCTGCTGCCGGCGTGGCGCGGCCGGGGCGTCGGCTGGCGGGCACAGGCACTGCTCTGCGACTACCTGTTCGAGCACACCCCGGCGCAGCGCGTCCAGGCCGGCACCCACCCGGAGAACGTCGCCGAGCAGCGGTCCCTGGAGAAGGCCGGCTTCCAGCTCGAAGGAGTCGTGCGGGCCTGCGAGTTCCGGGCCGGCCGGTGGCGCGACGGGTACCTCTACAGCAGACTCCGCGACGACCCGTCGCCATGGGACCGCCCGGCGCAGTGA
- a CDS encoding DUF6584 family protein — MAKDHVLAKVETDLRRGHVHPAMQRLASLTAAYPDDLELRAQRAALYRQVGNVVEAGRWGFLDEDAAVEEIGAFERAHPGAWRRLLVLKVNADPTDKLGPVARARFGRLVEQAGQEGQGPVTWTEAGPRQVPGAWSEALPCLVATVIGLIVLTLTVLGLVTVIRWAL, encoded by the coding sequence ATGGCGAAAGATCACGTGCTGGCGAAGGTCGAGACCGATCTGCGGCGCGGGCACGTCCACCCAGCGATGCAGCGGCTGGCGAGCCTGACCGCCGCGTACCCCGACGACCTGGAACTGCGGGCGCAGCGTGCCGCGCTGTACCGGCAGGTGGGCAACGTGGTCGAGGCCGGGCGTTGGGGGTTCCTCGACGAGGACGCCGCCGTGGAGGAGATCGGCGCATTCGAGAGGGCTCACCCGGGTGCCTGGCGACGGCTGCTCGTGCTGAAGGTGAACGCCGACCCCACCGACAAGCTCGGGCCGGTGGCACGCGCACGGTTCGGTCGGCTGGTCGAGCAGGCCGGACAGGAAGGTCAGGGCCCGGTCACCTGGACGGAGGCCGGACCCCGTCAGGTCCCCGGCGCGTGGAGCGAGGCCCTGCCCTGCCTGGTGGCAACGGTGATCGGCCTGATCGTCCTGACTCTGACCGTCCTCGGGCTGGTCACCGTGATCCGGTGGGCACTGTAG
- a CDS encoding S66 peptidase family protein: MPVDTSETDHTSAPRSTSGALSRRHMLRAGAAAAGGALIVGTSEAAQAAPGGPKRALRAPVLVPGDRVRVVSPGGTPNPANMARGIEILRSWGLEVELGEHVFAKYGYLAGTDAQRLADLNAALNDRGVRAVFAARGGYGTQRIVDSIDVAGIRRDPRVVVGFSDITSIHGKLWRDAGLVTFYGPMVNWSDSRTGPESAEALRRAVMTTAPVTITRDPAETAAPVLVPGRATGPLLGGCLTLISTSLGAGDAPKFDDAILFFEDVDEAPYSIDRMLTELRRVGVLSRVAGVVIGQITNSVGAPDEWDAVAMLTDRLSDLGVPVLGGLRLGHGNGQLTIPLGSRATIDAEAGTLTVEPGVRPR; the protein is encoded by the coding sequence ATGCCTGTGGACACTTCCGAGACAGACCACACCTCGGCCCCGAGGTCCACGAGCGGAGCCCTGTCCCGCCGGCACATGCTGCGTGCCGGGGCTGCGGCTGCCGGCGGCGCGTTGATTGTCGGCACGTCCGAGGCAGCGCAGGCCGCGCCGGGTGGCCCGAAGCGGGCGTTGCGGGCGCCGGTGCTGGTGCCCGGCGACCGGGTCCGGGTCGTGTCACCCGGAGGCACTCCCAACCCCGCGAACATGGCCCGCGGCATCGAGATCCTGCGGAGCTGGGGTCTGGAGGTCGAGCTGGGCGAGCACGTCTTCGCCAAGTACGGCTATCTGGCCGGCACCGATGCGCAGCGGCTGGCCGACCTGAACGCCGCGCTCAACGACCGGGGGGTCCGTGCGGTCTTCGCCGCCCGTGGTGGCTACGGCACCCAGCGGATCGTCGATAGCATCGACGTGGCTGGCATCCGCCGCGATCCCCGGGTGGTCGTCGGGTTCAGTGACATCACCAGCATCCATGGCAAGCTCTGGCGCGACGCAGGGCTGGTCACCTTCTACGGTCCCATGGTCAACTGGAGCGACAGCCGCACCGGGCCGGAGTCGGCCGAGGCACTACGCCGGGCGGTGATGACCACCGCACCCGTCACCATCACCAGGGATCCCGCCGAGACGGCCGCCCCCGTCCTGGTGCCGGGACGGGCGACGGGTCCCCTGCTCGGCGGCTGCCTGACATTGATCTCCACATCGTTGGGTGCCGGTGACGCCCCGAAGTTCGACGACGCCATCCTGTTCTTCGAGGACGTGGACGAGGCGCCGTACAGCATCGACAGGATGCTGACCGAGCTACGCCGGGTGGGCGTGCTGTCCAGGGTCGCCGGGGTGGTCATCGGCCAGATCACCAACAGCGTCGGTGCACCCGACGAGTGGGACGCGGTGGCGATGTTGACGGACCGCCTCTCCGACCTTGGCGTGCCGGTCCTGGGCGGGCTCCGACTGGGCCATGGCAACGGGCAACTCACCATTCCGCTCGGTTCGCGGGCCACGATCGATGCGGAGGCGGGGACCCTGACGGTGGAGCCCGGAGTCCGTCCGCGCTAG